Proteins co-encoded in one Sulfurimonas sp. HSL1-2 genomic window:
- a CDS encoding ferredoxin--nitrite reductase, with the protein MISVLQAASEARNTKTNKVEQTKALKTPKEAFEQIAEYAKGGYGSIPKEDLGYFLKCFGIFDRPMTPERFMMRVRIPGGQLDAAQARTVGEIAKAFGQDYMDISTRAQIVLRYLSIEAMPEILDRLERVGLTTFHTGVDNFRNMVNDPLDGVAFDNILPSQGLLQKLQELFLGHWEWMSALPRKFNTGVCGSLANRCNIFGQDCGFVLAQKEGVYGYNVYLGGRVGVIARNADIFVRDEAEAVAMFRALIELYRDYGFRDNRNKNRLHFLIEAVGMEALAAAIREKAGIDFATAGETLTQLDNNDADQGRVQLNNGTFAVHAVVPSGVFSGSDLVAAAEAAETYGDGRVRLDIEQSLYILGVDAVRYDALMETPFFEAYKSVSSPYFNHLIACAGEEHCPFGVIPNKPDAIEMAEYLSRAVPLEGGRVRMHWSGCVKGCGLHGVGDVGFEGCKAKVNGETEHGVHITLGGKLTAEGQEGYSVLKSVPLRFARYHVESLMREYRRLRKAGESFGQFHDRVLSGYSPAAIGFMMQLQSYLRDRGIDLALGFEAGAKSGRNESFELFDFGCRLYKKLTGETAYPLQAHYMPSEGERLDMTLLDRPGIDSNLAQMVVKMLEPNANLRAKAFTELNALVALFQS; encoded by the coding sequence ATGATCAGCGTATTGCAAGCGGCCTCTGAAGCCCGGAATACCAAAACGAACAAGGTCGAGCAGACCAAGGCGCTCAAAACCCCCAAAGAGGCGTTCGAGCAGATCGCCGAGTACGCCAAAGGGGGGTACGGCAGCATTCCCAAAGAGGACCTGGGCTACTTTCTGAAGTGCTTCGGCATTTTCGACCGCCCGATGACCCCGGAGCGTTTTATGATGCGGGTGCGCATTCCCGGCGGCCAGCTGGATGCCGCCCAGGCGCGCACCGTCGGCGAGATCGCCAAAGCGTTCGGCCAGGACTACATGGACATTTCGACCCGGGCGCAGATCGTGCTGCGCTATCTGAGCATCGAGGCGATGCCGGAGATCTTGGATCGCCTTGAAAGGGTGGGGCTGACGACCTTCCATACGGGGGTGGACAACTTCCGCAACATGGTCAACGACCCCCTCGACGGGGTCGCGTTCGACAACATCCTGCCGTCGCAGGGGCTGCTGCAGAAACTGCAAGAGCTTTTCCTGGGCCACTGGGAGTGGATGAGCGCCCTGCCGCGCAAGTTCAACACGGGGGTCTGCGGGTCGCTTGCCAACCGTTGCAACATCTTCGGGCAGGACTGCGGCTTCGTGCTGGCGCAAAAAGAGGGGGTCTACGGCTACAACGTTTACCTCGGCGGCCGGGTCGGGGTGATCGCGCGCAACGCCGATATCTTCGTGCGCGACGAAGCGGAGGCCGTGGCGATGTTCCGGGCCCTTATCGAGCTCTACCGCGACTACGGCTTCCGCGACAACCGCAACAAGAACCGGCTGCACTTCCTCATCGAGGCGGTGGGGATGGAAGCCCTCGCCGCGGCCATCCGCGAAAAGGCGGGCATCGACTTCGCTACCGCCGGGGAGACGTTGACCCAGCTTGACAACAACGACGCCGACCAGGGGCGCGTCCAGCTGAACAACGGCACCTTCGCCGTCCATGCCGTCGTCCCCTCCGGCGTCTTCAGCGGCAGCGACCTTGTCGCCGCGGCGGAGGCGGCGGAGACCTATGGCGACGGGCGCGTTCGCCTCGACATCGAACAGAGTCTCTACATTCTCGGGGTGGACGCCGTCCGTTACGATGCCCTGATGGAGACGCCGTTTTTCGAGGCCTACAAGAGCGTCTCCAGCCCCTATTTCAACCACCTGATCGCCTGTGCCGGCGAGGAGCACTGTCCTTTCGGCGTCATCCCGAACAAACCCGACGCCATCGAGATGGCCGAGTACCTCAGCCGTGCGGTACCGCTGGAGGGCGGCCGCGTGCGGATGCACTGGTCGGGCTGCGTCAAAGGGTGCGGCCTGCACGGGGTCGGTGACGTCGGTTTCGAGGGGTGCAAGGCCAAGGTGAACGGCGAGACGGAGCACGGGGTGCACATCACGCTCGGGGGCAAACTCACGGCCGAAGGGCAGGAGGGGTACAGCGTCCTGAAGTCCGTGCCGCTGCGGTTCGCACGCTACCACGTCGAGTCGCTGATGCGCGAGTACCGCCGCCTGCGCAAAGCGGGGGAGAGCTTCGGGCAGTTCCACGACCGGGTGCTCTCAGGCTACTCGCCCGCGGCGATAGGCTTTATGATGCAGCTGCAGTCCTACCTGCGCGACAGGGGCATCGACCTGGCGTTGGGGTTCGAAGCGGGTGCGAAAAGCGGCCGGAACGAATCCTTCGAGCTTTTCGACTTCGGCTGCCGGCTTTACAAGAAACTGACGGGCGAGACGGCCTACCCGCTGCAGGCGCACTATATGCCCTCGGAGGGGGAGCGGCTCGATATGACACTGCTGGACCGCCCCGGCATCGACTCCAACCTGGCCCAGATGGTTGTGAAGATGCTGGAACCCAATGCCAACCTCCGCGCCAAAGCCTTTACGGAACTAAACGCCTTGGTGGCACTTTTCCAATCCTGA
- a CDS encoding formate/nitrite transporter family protein: protein MAYLAPSEFVTKMVDSGESKVYMSTKDTLIRAYMAGAILALAAVFAVTVAMKTGSPLVGAMLFPVGFIMLYLMSFDLLTGVFVLVPLAWLDKRPGVSVAQILRNWGLVALGNLMGALTVAFMMAFIFTYGFDTDGGEIAKKVAGIGEARTLGYQSHGVSGWFTVFVRGMLCNWMVSMGVVGAMISTTVSGKFLAMWMPVMLFFFMGFEHSIVNMFLFPFSLIMGGNFTISDYILWNEVPVALGNLVGGLAFTGLTLYATHVRTSPKRVLG from the coding sequence ATGGCCTATTTGGCTCCAAGCGAATTTGTAACAAAAATGGTCGATTCGGGAGAATCGAAAGTCTATATGTCCACAAAGGACACCCTCATCCGCGCCTATATGGCGGGGGCCATCCTCGCGCTGGCGGCGGTTTTCGCCGTCACGGTCGCGATGAAAACAGGCTCACCGCTGGTCGGCGCGATGCTCTTCCCGGTCGGCTTCATTATGCTCTACCTCATGAGCTTCGACCTGCTCACGGGTGTTTTCGTCCTCGTTCCGCTGGCATGGCTGGACAAACGTCCGGGCGTTTCGGTTGCCCAGATCCTGCGTAACTGGGGTCTGGTGGCGCTGGGGAACCTGATGGGTGCCCTGACGGTCGCGTTTATGATGGCCTTTATTTTTACATACGGTTTTGACACGGACGGCGGCGAAATCGCCAAGAAAGTGGCGGGCATCGGTGAAGCGCGTACGCTGGGCTACCAGTCCCACGGTGTATCCGGCTGGTTTACGGTTTTTGTCCGCGGCATGCTCTGTAACTGGATGGTCTCCATGGGTGTCGTCGGCGCGATGATCTCCACGACGGTCAGCGGCAAGTTCCTGGCGATGTGGATGCCGGTCATGCTCTTCTTCTTTATGGGCTTTGAGCACTCCATCGTCAACATGTTCCTGTTCCCGTTCTCCCTGATCATGGGCGGTAACTTCACGATCTCCGACTACATCCTCTGGAACGAGGTTCCGGTTGCACTGGGTAACCTGGTCGGCGGTCTGGCATTTACGGGTCTGACGCTCTACGCAACGCACGTCAGAACAAGCCCGAAACGTGTGCTGGGATAA
- a CDS encoding bifunctional protein-serine/threonine kinase/phosphatase, whose amino-acid sequence MNTAVKLTVGSHTDKGRKPLNQDFHDLRIPDDTLLCTKGAAAALADGISSSEVSQIASQVAVVSFLEDYFSTPETWSVGRAAQQVLKATNSWLYAQTRRGPERFDMDKGYVCTFSALVLRGRSVHLFHIGDARIYRLRDGVLEQQTEDHRLRISQNESYLSRAMGMDSQLIIDHAVLSAEAGDVFFLMTDGVYEHILDEDILQTLQACGDDYDAAAEALVNRALENGSGDNLTLMLLRIDALPEQAIDERYKEVIEKPFAPLLEPRSDFDGYRIVRTLSRTSRSHVYLAVDTQTDTPAVLKTLATELQHDRTQVERFLTEEWIARRVSNAHLLKAYPQQRPRAYLYTVTEYVEGQSLAQWMTDNPRPDLETVRRFAEQIARGLLALHRREMVHQDLRPENILIDAMGTLKIIDFGSVKIEGIQESVPEGAANQMPGTAHYSAPEYFLGSTGTPRSDLYSLAAILYRMLSGSSPYGLQVARTKQRSEQKKLKYVSLATEGSGVPVWFDEALRKALDPVPERRYEDVAEFLYDLRHPNRAFLKKGRPPLIERDPARFWQGVSLLLGFALVMVAAQCVGG is encoded by the coding sequence ATGAATACAGCCGTGAAGCTCACCGTCGGCAGCCACACCGACAAAGGGCGCAAACCCCTGAACCAGGACTTTCACGATCTGCGCATCCCCGACGACACGCTGCTTTGCACCAAGGGCGCGGCCGCGGCGCTGGCCGACGGCATCAGCAGCAGCGAGGTGAGCCAGATCGCCAGCCAGGTTGCCGTCGTCTCCTTTCTGGAGGACTACTTCAGCACCCCGGAGACCTGGTCGGTCGGCCGGGCGGCACAGCAGGTGCTCAAGGCGACGAACTCCTGGCTTTATGCCCAGACCAGGCGGGGGCCGGAGCGCTTCGATATGGACAAGGGGTATGTCTGTACCTTCAGCGCTCTGGTGCTGCGGGGCCGGAGCGTGCACCTCTTTCATATCGGCGATGCGCGGATCTACCGGCTGCGCGACGGGGTGCTGGAGCAGCAGACCGAAGACCACCGCCTGCGGATCTCGCAGAACGAGAGCTACCTCAGCCGGGCCATGGGGATGGATTCGCAGCTCATCATCGACCATGCCGTGCTGAGTGCGGAAGCGGGGGATGTCTTTTTCCTGATGACCGACGGGGTCTACGAGCATATCCTTGACGAGGATATCCTGCAAACACTGCAGGCGTGCGGCGACGATTACGACGCTGCGGCGGAGGCGCTGGTCAACCGGGCCCTGGAAAACGGCAGCGGGGACAACCTGACATTGATGCTCTTGCGCATCGACGCCCTGCCGGAGCAGGCGATCGACGAGCGCTACAAGGAGGTGATCGAAAAGCCTTTCGCGCCGCTGCTCGAGCCCCGGTCGGATTTTGACGGCTATCGCATCGTGCGCACGCTCAGCAGGACGAGCCGCAGCCATGTCTACCTGGCCGTCGACACGCAGACCGATACGCCCGCGGTGCTCAAGACCCTTGCGACGGAGCTGCAGCATGACCGCACGCAGGTGGAGCGGTTCCTGACCGAAGAGTGGATCGCCCGCCGGGTCAGCAACGCCCACCTGCTCAAGGCCTACCCGCAGCAGCGTCCGCGCGCCTACCTCTACACCGTGACCGAGTACGTGGAGGGGCAGTCGCTGGCACAGTGGATGACGGACAACCCCCGTCCCGATTTGGAGACAGTAAGGCGCTTTGCCGAACAGATCGCGCGGGGCCTGCTTGCGCTGCACCGCCGCGAGATGGTGCACCAGGACCTCCGCCCGGAAAACATCCTGATCGACGCTATGGGGACCCTCAAGATCATTGATTTCGGGTCCGTGAAAATAGAGGGGATCCAGGAGTCGGTGCCGGAAGGTGCGGCAAACCAGATGCCCGGTACGGCGCATTACTCGGCCCCGGAGTATTTCCTGGGCAGCACGGGCACGCCGCGTTCGGACCTCTACTCGCTGGCGGCGATCCTCTACCGGATGCTCTCGGGCAGCTCCCCCTACGGTCTCCAGGTGGCGCGGACCAAACAGCGCTCCGAGCAGAAGAAGCTCAAATACGTGTCGCTCGCGACCGAGGGGAGCGGCGTGCCGGTCTGGTTCGACGAGGCGCTGCGCAAGGCGCTCGACCCGGTCCCGGAGCGCCGCTACGAGGATGTCGCCGAG
- the cobA gene encoding uroporphyrinogen-III C-methyltransferase gives MMQRITLPVVLHNPKILLIGGGPVALQKAQVMRRNQIDFDVIAALCSEAMRSLVPEACERSVTEEDCREYGIIIDATGNAGVTAMLTALKQRQRFLLNVVDVPEQCDFFFAALIEQGPVKIAVSSSGGSPAIAQAIRDKIARMLPASLAALGQKAMRERLAGHIRPGALKAEANRQLGRVHLVGCGTGDVDLLTLKAYRLITEADVVFVDHLVSEEIKAIIPKATMVIHVGKRKGHHSIKQEKINELLIEYAQKGLEVARLKAGDPYIFGRGAEEAQALAAEGIRVEVVPGISSAVAGPLAAGIAPTARGYAANLSIVSAHLAGNRINTEWIDLLKLKNHTTIVLMGVSRAKEIVEKALEAGVAATMPCAVISNASRPDQQRFVTTLEGLPAVAENAPRPAIIVFGDVVNLHAVLPQYINEGEYHDQRIASGL, from the coding sequence ATGATGCAAAGAATTACCCTTCCCGTTGTGCTGCACAACCCGAAGATACTGCTGATAGGCGGCGGGCCGGTCGCCCTGCAAAAGGCGCAGGTGATGCGCCGCAACCAGATCGATTTCGACGTCATCGCCGCGCTTTGCAGCGAGGCGATGCGCTCGCTTGTCCCGGAGGCGTGTGAACGTTCCGTGACGGAGGAGGATTGCCGGGAGTACGGCATCATCATTGATGCCACCGGCAATGCCGGGGTGACGGCGATGCTGACGGCACTCAAACAGCGGCAGCGTTTCCTGCTCAACGTCGTCGACGTCCCGGAGCAGTGCGACTTCTTCTTTGCCGCGCTGATCGAGCAGGGGCCGGTCAAGATTGCGGTAAGTTCCAGCGGGGGCTCGCCGGCGATCGCCCAGGCCATTCGCGACAAGATCGCCCGGATGCTGCCCGCATCATTGGCCGCACTGGGCCAAAAGGCGATGCGCGAGCGCCTTGCCGGGCATATCCGCCCGGGGGCGCTCAAAGCCGAGGCGAACCGGCAGCTCGGACGGGTGCACCTGGTCGGCTGCGGCACGGGGGACGTCGACCTGCTGACGCTCAAGGCCTACCGCCTTATCACGGAAGCGGACGTCGTCTTCGTCGATCACCTGGTGAGCGAGGAGATCAAGGCAATCATCCCCAAAGCGACGATGGTCATCCACGTCGGCAAGCGTAAAGGGCACCACAGCATCAAGCAGGAGAAGATCAATGAACTCCTGATCGAGTACGCGCAGAAGGGCTTGGAGGTCGCCCGGCTCAAAGCGGGGGACCCCTACATCTTCGGGCGCGGGGCGGAAGAGGCGCAGGCATTGGCCGCGGAGGGGATCCGTGTCGAAGTCGTGCCGGGGATCTCTTCGGCCGTCGCCGGACCGCTTGCCGCGGGCATCGCGCCGACGGCGCGGGGGTACGCGGCGAACCTCTCCATCGTCTCCGCACACCTGGCGGGCAACCGTATCAATACCGAGTGGATCGACCTGCTGAAGCTCAAAAACCATACGACCATCGTGCTGATGGGGGTCTCGCGCGCCAAAGAGATTGTAGAGAAGGCACTGGAAGCGGGTGTAGCGGCAACGATGCCCTGCGCCGTCATCTCCAACGCCTCCCGGCCGGACCAGCAGCGCTTTGTGACGACGCTGGAGGGACTGCCGGCGGTGGCCGAAAACGCGCCGCGTCCCGCGATCATCGTCTTCGGCGACGTCGTCAACCTGCATGCGGTGCTGCCGCAGTACATCAACGAAGGGGAGTACCATGATCAGCGTATTGCAAGCGGCCTCTGA
- the cynS gene encoding cyanase produces the protein MTKLEMTETIMAAKKSSGLGWEAISEKVGLGSVFLTSACLGMNSLKPEPADKLCEVLGLDAAVSEALQAFPNKKWDQIVPTDPLIYRLYEVVGVYGETIKEIVGEKFGDGIMSAIDFSMDIDKEENPAGDRVVITMNGKFLPYKSW, from the coding sequence ATGACAAAGCTTGAAATGACTGAAACGATTATGGCGGCGAAAAAAAGCAGCGGTCTTGGCTGGGAGGCGATCTCAGAGAAGGTCGGTCTCGGTTCCGTGTTTCTGACATCGGCGTGCCTCGGGATGAACAGCCTGAAGCCCGAACCGGCAGATAAACTGTGCGAAGTCCTAGGCCTGGATGCCGCGGTCTCCGAAGCGCTGCAGGCGTTCCCCAACAAGAAGTGGGACCAGATCGTTCCGACCGACCCGCTTATCTACCGCCTCTATGAAGTCGTCGGCGTTTACGGCGAAACCATCAAGGAGATTGTCGGCGAGAAATTCGGCGACGGCATCATGAGTGCGATCGACTTCTCCATGGACATCGACAAAGAGGAGAATCCGGCGGGCGACCGTGTCGTGATCACCATGAACGGCAAATTCCTGCCCTACAAGTCGTGGTAA
- a CDS encoding ABC transporter ATP-binding protein codes for MGKFLSLEHVDKVFPLPGGKEYVAVRDVDLEIKKNEIISIIGHSGCGKSTLLNMIAGLDLNTAGGIFLNNKEIGGPGPERAVVFQNHSLLPWLTVYQNIEMAVKKVMPELNKNEVAARVMKFVHLVNLDHAKDKYPGEISGGMKQRVGIARALSIKPDVLLMDEPFGALDSLTRANLQEHLMRIQQDVQNTVIIITHDVDEAVLLSDRVIMMTNGPEATIGEILEVNLERPRDRVALQKDPEYVRCREAILSFLYEKFAKEDE; via the coding sequence ATGGGTAAATTTCTCTCACTGGAACATGTCGACAAGGTGTTCCCGCTCCCGGGCGGGAAAGAGTACGTGGCGGTCCGGGACGTCGACCTGGAGATTAAAAAGAACGAGATCATCTCGATCATCGGGCACTCCGGGTGCGGCAAGTCGACCCTGCTCAACATGATTGCGGGGCTCGACCTCAATACGGCCGGCGGGATCTTCCTGAACAACAAGGAGATCGGCGGCCCCGGCCCGGAGCGTGCGGTGGTCTTCCAGAACCACTCGCTGCTGCCGTGGCTGACGGTTTACCAGAACATCGAGATGGCCGTCAAAAAGGTGATGCCGGAACTGAACAAGAACGAAGTCGCCGCACGGGTCATGAAGTTTGTGCACCTGGTCAACCTCGACCACGCCAAGGACAAATACCCCGGCGAGATCAGCGGGGGGATGAAGCAGCGCGTCGGCATTGCACGGGCGCTCTCCATCAAACCCGACGTGTTGCTGATGGACGAGCCTTTCGGGGCGCTCGATTCGCTGACGCGGGCCAACCTGCAGGAGCACCTGATGCGCATTCAGCAGGACGTGCAGAACACCGTCATCATCATCACCCACGATGTCGACGAGGCGGTCCTGCTCTCGGATCGGGTCATCATGATGACCAACGGCCCCGAAGCGACTATCGGCGAGATCCTGGAAGTGAACCTGGAACGCCCCCGCGACCGCGTGGCGCTGCAGAAGGACCCCGAATACGTCCGCTGCCGCGAAGCGATCCTGAGCTTCCTCTACGAGAAGTTCGCCAAGGAAGACGAATAA
- the ntrB gene encoding nitrate ABC transporter permease, translated as MQKIIKKIALPLMVLFAILAGWQLVANNVEEFPTPYYTWVAAFGGVNAEEMEIKGVLSDPFYVENEDDKGIAWQIMNSLGRVFGGFALAILVGIPVGLVIGMSQSFMQALNPYIQILKPVSPLAWLPLLLMVFQDINLTAVATIFITSIWPIIINTSLGVRSVDQDYLNVAKVLQFTPLETIRKIILPVAVPYIFTGMRLSLGIAWLVIVAAEMLTGGIGIGFWIWDEYNNLNYPNIIIGIIIVGVVGYILDVIMGKIADFFDYRKRA; from the coding sequence CTGATGGTGCTCTTCGCCATTCTGGCGGGGTGGCAGCTGGTGGCCAACAACGTCGAGGAGTTCCCGACCCCGTACTACACCTGGGTCGCGGCCTTCGGGGGCGTCAATGCCGAAGAGATGGAGATCAAAGGGGTGCTCTCCGACCCGTTCTACGTGGAGAACGAGGACGACAAAGGGATCGCCTGGCAGATCATGAACTCCCTCGGCCGCGTTTTCGGCGGCTTTGCCCTGGCGATCCTCGTGGGGATCCCGGTGGGTCTGGTTATCGGGATGAGCCAGAGCTTCATGCAGGCGCTCAACCCCTATATCCAGATCCTCAAACCCGTCTCGCCGCTGGCGTGGCTGCCGCTGCTGCTGATGGTGTTCCAGGACATCAACCTGACGGCGGTTGCGACGATCTTTATCACGTCGATCTGGCCGATTATCATCAACACCTCGCTGGGGGTGCGCAGCGTCGACCAGGATTACCTCAACGTCGCGAAGGTGCTGCAGTTCACGCCGCTGGAGACGATCCGCAAGATCATCCTGCCGGTCGCGGTGCCGTACATCTTTACGGGGATGCGCCTGAGCCTGGGGATCGCCTGGCTCGTCATCGTCGCGGCGGAGATGCTTACCGGCGGGATCGGCATAGGGTTCTGGATCTGGGACGAGTATAACAACCTGAACTACCCGAACATCATTATCGGGATCATCATCGTCGGTGTCGTGGGGTACATCCTCGACGTCATCATGGGCAAAATAGCCGATTTCTTCGACTACCGAAAACGCGCCTGA